The proteins below come from a single Tachypleus tridentatus isolate NWPU-2018 chromosome 13, ASM421037v1, whole genome shotgun sequence genomic window:
- the LOC143239493 gene encoding uncharacterized protein LOC143239493, with translation MEKPKDGSSIMDYGSEGHNSLGPDFPPPAYSKRTTSAVNIVRTVSFMLIIITFLIGVFVLLGYYIRLHQSKCECQFENIPQQVPLESVQRLSEIKRYDPDPLLATDSEPIPSKKMTAIPLRLHLDGDTGRMIKKNHKARVNCVVEKKKSMEFTAHKPKTVMTPLGNITTDPRLIHVLGERMVFSCHSDMRNTHKPMDNYKEIPSRSRRDTSNMCSCYCSC, from the exons ATGGAGAAACCGAAGGATGGATCATCTATTATGGATTATGGTTCTGAAGGCCATAATTCCCTAGGGCCAGATTTTCCTCCGCCG GCTTATTCAAAACGAACTACTTCTGCCGTAAACATCGTCAGGACTGTGTCTTTTatgttgataataataacatttctgATTGGTGTGTTTGTCCTGCTGGGGTATTATATACGGCTTCACCAATCCAAGTGTGAGTGTCAGTTTGAAAAT ATCCCACAGCAAGTTCCTCTGGAAAGTGTTCAGCGTCTGTCTGAAATAAAGCGTTATGATCCGGATCCTCTTCTGGCTACCGATAGTGAACCAATCCCTTCTAAAAAGATGACAGCCATTCCTCTTCGCCTTCACCTTGATGGAGACACTGGA CGGATGATAAAGAAGAACCACAAAGCTAGAGTCAACTGTGTTGTAGAGAAAAAGAAATCTATGGAGTTCACTGCACATAAACCAAAGACG gtGATGACGCCTTTAGGAAACATAACAACTGACCCACGTTTGATACATGTGCTTGGAGAACGTATGGTGTTCTCGTGCCACAGTGACATGCGCAATACACACAAACCAATGGATAATTATAAAG aaattccCTCGAGGTCACGCAGGGACACAAGTAACATGTGTTCTTGTTACTGTTCTTGCTGA